Genomic DNA from Marinobacter sp. LV10MA510-1:
GGCACTTTTAGCTTCAGCATCAATATCCAGAACGGCCACACCAAATGACATATTGGTGCCTTTCAACTGGCTCATACCCGCTGGGTTAAAAAACGCCGTGGATGCGTTCTCCGGATTCGCTGCGGCACCCGCATTCGCCACGCCCATCGCGCTGGCGCTCTGTTCGTTAAGGGAAAAGCCACCGGCAAAAACAGTCGCAGGCGCTGCGATGGCAGCCAAGGTGGTCAGGCGGATAGCACGGGCAAGACGGGTCGATTTCATTTTTTTGATGGCTCCTGATTATGAACGGCCGGAGTATACTCAGGTGGTTACGGCCGTCACAATTGCATTTGCCATCAATTGCTAATAACACATATTTAAGACGTTTGTCTTAGCGCCTCAGTCCTGCTGAATGGTCAGCTTGTCCACCGAAGACGACAACTTGTCCACCCCCTGGGCGTCGGTTCCAAGCTTTATCATCAAACGCAAATCGTTGGGTGAGTCGGCATGTGCCAGGGCATCTTCATAGGTAATCGAACCTTCGGAATACAGCTCATAGAGCGCCTGGTCAAAGGTACGCATGCCGATCTCGTTGGATTTGGCCATCAGGTCTTTAAGCTTGTGCACTTCGCCCTTGCGAATCAGGTCAGCCGCCAGCGGCGTATTGATCAGCACCTCAATAACCGCTTTCCGGCCCTTGCCGTCTGGCGTGGGCACCAGTTGCTGCGCCACAATGGCGCGCAGGTTCAGCGACAGGTCCATCCAGATCTGGCCGTGCTGTTCGGGTGGGAAAAACTGGATAATCCGGTCCAGCGCCTGGTTGGCGTTGTTGGCGTGCAAGGTCGCCAGGCACAAGTGCCCGGTTTCGGCGAACTGTACGGAATATTCCATTGTCTGGCGGGTTCGCACCTCACCTATCAAAATCACGTCTGGCGCCTGGCGCAGGGTGTTTTTCAACGCCACTTCAAAGCTGTCGGTGTCTATGCCCACTTCGCGCTGGGTCACAATGCAACCCTGATGTTGGTGTATAAACTCAATCGGGTCTTCGATAGAAATAATATGGCCACGGCTGTTGTGGTTGCGGTAGCCAATCATGGCAGCCAGCGAGGTGGACTTGCCTGTGCCGGTGGCGCCCACAAACATGATAAGCCCGCGCTTGGTCATGGCCAGCTCTTTAACGATGTCGGGCAGCGAGAGGTCGTCGATTTCCGGTATCTTTACTTCAATGCGGCGTAACACCATACCGCACTGATTGCGTTGGAAAAACGCGCTAACCCGAAAGCGGCCAATGCCACGGGCGCTGATGGCGAAGTTGCACTCGTGGCTTTGATCAAACTCGGCGCGTTGCTTGTCGCTCATGGCGCCGTAAACCAGCTCACGGGTCATATCGGGCGTCAGGGCGGTCTTTGTGACAGGCCACACCTTACCGTTCACTTTCATACTGGGTGCAACGCCGGCGGTAATGAACAAGTCCGAGCCACCTTTCTCAACCATCAGCCGCAGTAGCTTTTCAAATTCCATTTTTATCACCTTTCGTTGAGCGCGCCCAAGCGCCCGAGTCGTTTTGTATCAGCCGGCGAAGATCCTGTCAGGCTTAAAAGGCATCGGGCATTTTTGCTTTCAGACGCGCCTGGTCGCGAGAAATAAGGCCTTTTTGCAACAGGCGTTCCAGACACTGATCCAGGGTCTGCATGCCCAGCGAGCCACCCGTTTGTATAGACGAGTACATCTGCGCGATTTTGTCTTCACGGATCAGGTTGCGAATGGCCGAGGTGCCAATCATGATTTCGTGGGCAGCAATCCGCCCGCCGCCCATTTTCTTCATCAGGGTTTGCGAGATAACCGCCTGCAACGATTCTGACAGCATCGACCGCACCATGGATTTTTCCTGGGCCGGAAACACATCCACTACCCGGTCAATGGTTTTTGCCGCTGAGGTGGTGTGCAGGGTGCCGAATACCAGGTGGCCAGTTTCGGCTGCGGTCAACGCCAGGCGAATCGTTTCAAGGTCACGCAGTTCGCCCACCAGAATTATGTCCGGGTCTTCCC
This window encodes:
- a CDS encoding PilT/PilU family type 4a pilus ATPase is translated as MEFEKLLRLMVEKGGSDLFITAGVAPSMKVNGKVWPVTKTALTPDMTRELVYGAMSDKQRAEFDQSHECNFAISARGIGRFRVSAFFQRNQCGMVLRRIEVKIPEIDDLSLPDIVKELAMTKRGLIMFVGATGTGKSTSLAAMIGYRNHNSRGHIISIEDPIEFIHQHQGCIVTQREVGIDTDSFEVALKNTLRQAPDVILIGEVRTRQTMEYSVQFAETGHLCLATLHANNANQALDRIIQFFPPEQHGQIWMDLSLNLRAIVAQQLVPTPDGKGRKAVIEVLINTPLAADLIRKGEVHKLKDLMAKSNEIGMRTFDQALYELYSEGSITYEDALAHADSPNDLRLMIKLGTDAQGVDKLSSSVDKLTIQQD